From the Paenibacillus sp. FSL H8-0548 genome, one window contains:
- a CDS encoding IS4 family transposase — translation MDKDTTKSTFKEYLIPLDREFLLNQIAKLGLDKYTKKLDSVTFCKLFIFAQLCQVKSLADISLDVRMSEELQRELALESISASQLSRKLRDLDPGLFDATLGHLIQQIHREYGFQKGTAALGRLNLIDSSTISLCLTKHRWAEFRNTKAGIKMHTRVVYHEQMVSPDKVVLKPAKASDKTEMNELVVQEPDAMNLFDRAYLDYDLFDQYCENGTRFITRLKANAVVTVLEEKVVNAEGPILREAIVRLGKPGVNQMEHTLRLIETHDSKGNLITIITNERTMEPIEIGELYRRRWHIELFFKWVKQHLHIKRFYGISANAVYTQIRIALITYCLLLLLKRKIAFQGNLLIIYKLMQRCWDEPLIAMIRKWYGDRTRTSKGRRTYDHERIFAETLQQFENGEEDHLDELAYDPVI, via the coding sequence ATGGACAAGGATACTACAAAATCCACTTTTAAGGAATACCTTATTCCTCTTGATCGAGAATTTTTATTGAACCAGATTGCAAAACTTGGACTGGATAAGTACACGAAGAAGCTGGATTCCGTTACATTCTGTAAGTTGTTTATCTTTGCACAGTTGTGCCAAGTCAAGAGTTTGGCTGACATCAGTTTGGACGTTCGCATGAGTGAAGAGCTGCAACGAGAACTGGCATTGGAATCGATCAGTGCTTCGCAGCTTTCCCGAAAATTGCGAGACTTGGATCCAGGTCTATTCGATGCGACACTTGGCCATCTCATTCAGCAGATTCACAGGGAATACGGCTTTCAGAAAGGAACGGCAGCACTTGGACGGTTGAATCTGATTGATTCTTCCACGATCTCTCTCTGTCTAACGAAGCATCGGTGGGCAGAATTTCGCAACACGAAAGCTGGCATCAAGATGCATACCCGCGTAGTCTATCACGAACAGATGGTAAGTCCAGATAAAGTCGTCCTTAAACCGGCAAAAGCCTCGGACAAGACAGAGATGAACGAGCTTGTCGTGCAGGAACCGGATGCGATGAATCTGTTTGACCGCGCTTATCTCGATTATGACTTATTCGACCAGTATTGCGAAAATGGTACGCGATTCATCACTCGTTTGAAGGCTAATGCGGTCGTCACGGTCCTTGAAGAGAAGGTTGTGAATGCCGAGGGACCCATTCTAAGAGAAGCCATCGTGCGATTAGGCAAGCCTGGTGTAAACCAAATGGAGCATACGCTGCGGTTAATCGAAACACATGATAGCAAGGGCAATCTCATTACCATCATCACGAATGAAAGGACCATGGAGCCAATCGAGATTGGCGAGCTCTACCGTCGCCGCTGGCACATCGAGTTGTTCTTCAAGTGGGTCAAGCAGCATCTGCACATTAAGCGGTTCTATGGTATCAGCGCCAATGCAGTCTATACGCAAATCCGCATTGCACTCATCACGTATTGTCTGCTTCTGCTTCTTAAGCGAAAGATTGCGTTCCAGGGTAACTTATTAATCATCTATAAACTGATGCAACGTTGCTGGGACGAGCCCTTGATAGCGATGATCCGAAAATGGTACGGGGACCGCACCCGAACATCCAAGGGGCGACGGACCTACGATCATGAGCGCATATTTGCGGAGACGCTACAGCAATTCGAGAATGGTGAAGAAGATCACTTGGACGAACTGGCATATGATCCGGTAATTTAA
- the istA gene encoding IS21 family transposase yields the protein MLKMPQQEYIKFLREAEGLSVSDIARQVGVHWRTAKRYADQSDWNKRLGKRKSNSPVMGPYMEIVDAWLEEDQLLPRKQRHTGVRIFQRLQAEYAFTGGQRTVLSYVQLQKSRMQLERAKTYERLEHPPGEAQVDFTTMQVSRDQQLVTYKLLVVSFPSSNTAFVYPTPAENQECFLEGMKQCFQQMGGVPRRVWFDNLSAAVVHIEKHGERQLTEGFQRFCAHYRIEAVFCNPYSGHEKGHVESKCGYAKRNWAVPIPLYEDHEQLAAYFAEKARQDRERLHFAKGVRIAELWEADRVQLLTLPEETYEPFRLGAAVVNKYGEIRFEGATIPLVGLVSPGSEVLTQTFWDRLTILTTEHERVREVPRPYTGSTAEVPWAQVFANLLRKPRSVSHSQFIRMLPEVVQVYASVADLTSRKERLQALAHWCGVYSIAQIAEVLTTASSEATVTQLTAALGLVQANRDIPAAWSETISPPGAQATVTLQQYDRLMGVS from the coding sequence ATGCTGAAAATGCCTCAACAAGAGTATATCAAATTTCTACGTGAAGCAGAAGGACTATCGGTGAGCGATATCGCTAGGCAGGTGGGTGTTCATTGGAGAACAGCCAAGCGATATGCGGATCAGAGTGATTGGAACAAAAGACTTGGTAAACGCAAGAGCAACAGCCCAGTGATGGGGCCGTACATGGAGATTGTGGATGCTTGGCTGGAAGAGGATCAATTGCTCCCGCGCAAACAAAGGCACACCGGCGTCCGAATCTTTCAACGCCTGCAAGCAGAGTATGCGTTTACTGGCGGTCAACGGACGGTCCTCTCTTACGTCCAACTGCAGAAGAGCAGAATGCAGTTAGAGCGTGCGAAGACATACGAGCGACTTGAACATCCACCAGGAGAAGCACAAGTGGACTTTACTACAATGCAAGTCAGTCGCGATCAGCAACTCGTGACCTACAAGCTCCTCGTTGTCTCCTTTCCATCCAGCAACACGGCGTTCGTCTACCCAACACCGGCGGAGAACCAGGAATGCTTCCTTGAAGGGATGAAGCAATGTTTTCAGCAGATGGGCGGCGTTCCGCGGCGCGTTTGGTTCGACAATCTTTCGGCCGCTGTCGTCCACATTGAAAAGCATGGTGAGCGTCAGCTCACAGAGGGCTTCCAACGCTTTTGCGCGCACTACCGGATAGAGGCTGTATTTTGTAATCCGTATAGCGGTCACGAGAAAGGGCATGTGGAGAGCAAGTGCGGCTACGCCAAGCGCAACTGGGCGGTACCCATTCCACTTTACGAAGACCATGAGCAATTGGCCGCGTATTTCGCCGAGAAAGCCCGGCAGGACCGCGAGCGATTGCACTTTGCCAAGGGTGTCCGCATCGCCGAACTATGGGAGGCTGACCGCGTACAACTGCTGACATTGCCAGAAGAAACCTACGAACCGTTCCGACTTGGCGCAGCGGTCGTAAACAAGTACGGCGAGATTCGATTTGAAGGCGCCACCATCCCGCTAGTTGGTCTCGTTTCGCCAGGTAGCGAAGTTCTGACCCAGACTTTCTGGGACCGACTCACGATCTTAACGACAGAGCATGAACGGGTGAGGGAGGTGCCGCGTCCATATACCGGCAGTACAGCCGAGGTGCCGTGGGCACAAGTCTTCGCTAACCTGCTCCGAAAGCCGCGCAGCGTGAGCCATTCGCAGTTCATTCGGATGCTGCCGGAGGTGGTACAGGTTTATGCCAGTGTTGCTGACCTTACCTCACGTAAGGAGCGGTTGCAAGCGCTAGCGCATTGGTGCGGCGTCTACTCGATCGCGCAGATCGCCGAGGTGCTGACGACAGCATCGAGCGAAGCTACAGTCACGCAATTAACGGCAGCACTTGGACTCGTGCAAGCAAACCGCGACATACCGGCAGCGTGGAGCGAAACGATCTCTCCGCCAGGCGCCCAAGCAACGGTAACGCTACAGCAATATGATCGACTAATGGGAGTGAGCTGA
- a CDS encoding IS1634 family transposase, with protein MATIVYQKDNRSGITYAYESVSYWDKEKKQSRAKRTLIGRVDPHSGEIVPTDGRGRKEQSISTATKRGPVPSTQMARKFYGATYLFDAIGENLGIVQDLKQCFPELAQQILSIVYYLILEDNNPLYRFEKFDLLHKHPYGKNISSQRSSDIFASITEEAKSRFFRLQGKRRTDKEYWAYDITSISSYSEGLRQVQYGRNKEGDPLAQLNLALVFGETSNLPFYYRKLAGNIPDAKTLTNLLADFATLGFSKVKLVMDRGFYSEANINALFKSHLKFLISAKMSLSFIRHELDGIYDRFRSFEHYNEKYELYCHTVQTEWNYTEHRPYKGDTITEPRRLYIHYYYNIDKAAEDEKAFDRKLIGLLKELESGRPIPEHESQYKKYFEVKTTPKRGARVTVKEEVVAKAKRYYGYFALVTNETMDAVTALELYRNKDVVEKAFGNLKERLNMRRTLVSSEQSLDGKLFVEFVALIYLSYIKKKMQDVGLFKTYTMQGVLDKLDVIECFETPGEELRVGEILEKQKEIYFSLGIEPPSSL; from the coding sequence TTGGCGACTATCGTCTACCAAAAGGACAACCGTTCCGGTATTACTTATGCCTACGAATCTGTTTCGTATTGGGACAAAGAAAAGAAGCAATCTCGTGCAAAGCGCACGCTCATTGGACGTGTCGATCCCCATTCGGGGGAAATCGTCCCGACTGACGGTAGAGGGCGGAAGGAACAATCCATTTCTACCGCTACAAAACGCGGTCCCGTTCCGTCCACACAAATGGCCAGAAAGTTTTATGGGGCGACTTATCTTTTCGATGCCATTGGGGAAAATCTCGGTATCGTTCAAGATCTGAAGCAGTGCTTTCCGGAACTGGCTCAGCAGATTCTATCTATCGTCTATTACCTGATTCTGGAGGACAACAATCCGCTTTACCGCTTCGAGAAATTTGATCTCCTACATAAGCATCCTTACGGCAAAAACATTTCTTCACAGCGCAGCAGTGACATCTTCGCCTCCATTACAGAGGAGGCGAAAAGCCGATTCTTCCGACTGCAAGGAAAACGCCGCACGGACAAGGAATATTGGGCTTACGACATTACGTCCATTTCCAGCTATTCCGAAGGGCTGCGCCAGGTGCAATACGGTCGGAATAAAGAAGGCGATCCGCTGGCACAACTGAATCTGGCGCTTGTGTTTGGCGAAACCTCTAATCTGCCGTTTTATTACCGCAAGCTGGCCGGAAACATCCCGGATGCCAAGACGCTCACCAACCTGCTGGCCGATTTCGCTACGCTCGGTTTTTCTAAAGTGAAGCTGGTTATGGATCGTGGATTTTATAGCGAAGCTAACATCAATGCGCTGTTCAAATCACACTTGAAGTTTCTGATCTCCGCCAAGATGTCACTGTCTTTCATCCGCCATGAATTGGACGGCATTTATGATCGATTTCGCAGCTTTGAGCACTACAATGAGAAATACGAACTCTACTGCCACACCGTTCAGACAGAGTGGAACTATACCGAGCATCGTCCTTACAAAGGCGATACGATCACCGAACCCAGGCGCCTGTACATTCATTATTACTACAACATCGATAAAGCCGCCGAAGATGAAAAAGCCTTTGATCGCAAGTTAATCGGGTTGCTGAAGGAACTCGAATCAGGCCGCCCTATTCCGGAGCATGAGTCGCAATACAAGAAATACTTTGAGGTAAAAACCACACCCAAACGTGGAGCTCGTGTGACGGTCAAGGAGGAAGTGGTTGCCAAAGCCAAGCGTTACTACGGTTATTTCGCTCTGGTGACCAATGAAACGATGGATGCCGTCACTGCGCTTGAATTATATCGGAACAAGGACGTGGTCGAGAAAGCCTTCGGCAATTTAAAGGAACGCCTCAATATGCGTCGAACGTTGGTTTCTTCCGAACAAAGTCTGGACGGCAAGCTATTTGTTGAATTTGTGGCACTCATCTATCTTTCGTACATCAAAAAGAAAATGCAGGATGTCGGTCTGTTTAAAACCTATACGATGCAGGGTGTTCTGGATAAGCTCGATGTCATTGAATGCTTTGAAACGCCAGGAGAAGAACTGCGTGTGGGAGAAATTCTTGAGAAACAGAAGGAAATCTACTTCAGTTTGGGGATCGAACCGCCATCCTCGTTATGA
- a CDS encoding DMT family transporter: MFVGLLMGLFAGALVSVQNIFNSKVNERAGSWSTTTLVLGLGFTASFIIGLIFEGKQMFVLQNMQPWYWFSGIIGVGVVTCMVRGFKILGPTYAVSIALTSQLGFALLFDSLGWLGVDKLPFSWNKLIGVLVIVGGILVFKLSEEREPEKASAQ, translated from the coding sequence ATGTTTGTAGGATTGTTGATGGGTCTATTCGCTGGAGCGCTGGTTAGCGTGCAAAATATTTTTAACAGCAAGGTGAACGAGCGGGCAGGATCTTGGTCGACAACGACGCTGGTGCTCGGTTTGGGATTTACAGCTTCATTCATTATTGGTTTGATTTTTGAGGGGAAGCAAATGTTTGTTTTGCAAAATATGCAGCCGTGGTATTGGTTTAGCGGCATTATTGGAGTGGGAGTGGTCACTTGTATGGTACGGGGATTTAAAATTCTTGGACCTACGTATGCGGTATCTATCGCTTTGACCTCACAGCTCGGATTTGCTTTGTTATTTGATTCATTAGGGTGGCTGGGGGTGGATAAGCTTCCATTCAGTTGGAACAAGCTCATCGGTGTACTAGTCATCGTTGGCGGTATTTTGGTATTTAAATTAAGTGAGGAACGCGAACCTGAGAAAGCGAGTGCTCAATAA
- a CDS encoding DMT family transporter, translating to MRGSLFAFLAGAFITLQGVANARISQDIGTWQAATITQFTGFIVAFLILMFVRDGSWKGFKQVKPLYLTGGAYGAVIIFSNVKAIEAIGVTFTISAVLIAQLCLTFLIDSSGWFGVAKKRMRLPQFIGIGIMIAGVVILGF from the coding sequence ATGAGAGGGAGCCTATTTGCTTTTTTGGCGGGAGCCTTTATTACACTGCAAGGTGTGGCTAATGCTCGTATTAGTCAAGATATCGGTACTTGGCAGGCAGCGACAATAACCCAGTTTACTGGATTCATAGTGGCTTTCTTGATTCTGATGTTCGTCAGAGACGGAAGCTGGAAAGGGTTTAAGCAAGTTAAGCCATTGTATCTTACAGGCGGAGCCTATGGGGCGGTTATCATCTTCAGCAATGTTAAAGCGATTGAAGCAATCGGGGTTACCTTTACGATATCCGCGGTGCTGATTGCACAGCTCTGTCTGACTTTTTTGATTGATAGCAGCGGCTGGTTTGGCGTAGCGAAAAAAAGGATGCGGCTTCCGCAGTTCATCGGAATCGGAATTATGATTGCAGGTGTTGTCATACTTGGATTTTGA
- a CDS encoding DUF1801 domain-containing protein has product MREENKAVFESIDEYIKTFPPETQEILRKIREVIQQAAPDATEKISYQMPTFVLHGNLVHFAAYKNHIGFYPAPRAIDEFKEELSQYKGAKGSVQFPIDKPMPYELISRMVKYRVAENIQKAAAK; this is encoded by the coding sequence ATGAGGGAGGAAAATAAAGCTGTGTTTGAGTCGATTGATGAATATATAAAGACATTCCCGCCTGAAACGCAGGAAATACTTCGCAAGATAAGAGAAGTCATACAACAGGCAGCGCCAGATGCAACAGAAAAGATCAGCTATCAAATGCCTACCTTTGTATTGCATGGAAATTTAGTGCATTTTGCTGCATACAAAAATCATATCGGATTTTATCCAGCGCCGAGAGCTATTGATGAGTTTAAAGAAGAATTATCACAATACAAAGGAGCGAAAGGCTCTGTTCAATTCCCGATTGACAAGCCAATGCCGTATGAGCTAATTAGCAGGATGGTGAAGTATAGAGTTGCTGAAAATATACAAAAAGCAGCAGCAAAATAA
- a CDS encoding ABC transporter permease, with amino-acid sequence MGKIKKNINQNNFNEKINFNGPTQIAAGDIINNIPNTYLQKAKYTSEPTWRSPFTMAVLSWISCAIAIGGLLPIGSKIVKSGLNVFNGTLKATLGFEIQIYLIIFVILTILFMVFLSLRRIAKSQTRYPLLFNFAISGYGKRLTLEKIHIDKCPQCGGKMKYYNKPVEWRERQYGDGRRKRETTKRVPALECKRNSEHCYRVDPAEDML; translated from the coding sequence ATGGGGAAAATTAAAAAAAATATTAATCAAAATAACTTTAATGAAAAGATAAATTTTAATGGACCAACACAAATTGCTGCAGGAGATATAATTAACAACATACCAAACACTTATCTTCAAAAGGCAAAATATACGTCTGAACCAACATGGCGAAGCCCATTTACTATGGCTGTTTTATCGTGGATTAGCTGTGCCATTGCAATTGGAGGGTTGCTTCCTATTGGTAGTAAAATAGTAAAAAGTGGTCTCAATGTTTTTAATGGAACTCTGAAGGCAACATTAGGTTTTGAAATCCAGATATATTTAATAATATTTGTAATACTGACTATCTTATTTATGGTTTTTCTTAGTCTTAGGAGAATTGCCAAAAGTCAAACTAGGTACCCTCTGCTTTTTAATTTTGCAATCAGTGGTTATGGTAAAAGATTGACATTAGAGAAAATACATATTGATAAATGTCCTCAATGTGGGGGAAAGATGAAATATTATAATAAACCAGTGGAATGGAGAGAGAGACAGTACGGTGATGGTAGAAGAAAGCGTGAAACTACAAAAAGGGTACCTGCATTAGAGTGTAAGCGAAATTCAGAGCATTGCTATAGAGTTGACCCTGCCGAAGATATGTTATGA
- the istB gene encoding IS21-like element helper ATPase IstB, whose product MMKPELADLCKQLRLAHVVDYVTQQQDEQTQAFVEQLLLAEREGRRRARLGKLVQQAGFPHLKTFEGYVREHISFPVGCTLETLLDMRWLTQRENLLLMGAVGTGKTHMATALDVEACRRGYGVQFFRASDLVSLLQEKFAAGTLSRFREKLKKMDLIILDEVGYVPFSQTGSELLFNVIADCYEQQSVIVTSNLEFGQWTSIFGDTKLTSALVDRLVHHAHILSYTGDSFRLKQAMERIPQ is encoded by the coding sequence ATGATGAAACCGGAACTGGCAGACCTATGCAAGCAGCTTCGTTTGGCCCACGTAGTCGATTATGTAACGCAGCAACAGGATGAGCAAACGCAAGCGTTTGTCGAACAATTGCTACTGGCGGAGCGCGAAGGACGACGACGAGCCCGGCTAGGGAAACTCGTGCAACAGGCTGGATTCCCGCATTTAAAAACCTTTGAGGGGTACGTTCGAGAGCACATTTCATTTCCCGTCGGTTGTACGCTTGAGACGTTGCTCGATATGAGGTGGCTGACGCAGCGTGAAAATTTGCTACTAATGGGGGCGGTTGGGACAGGTAAGACGCATATGGCAACTGCGCTCGACGTAGAGGCATGTAGGAGAGGATATGGCGTTCAATTTTTTCGAGCTTCCGATTTAGTGTCATTGCTGCAAGAGAAGTTTGCGGCGGGCACGCTCAGCCGCTTTCGGGAGAAGCTGAAAAAGATGGATCTCATCATTTTGGATGAAGTGGGCTATGTTCCGTTTAGCCAAACGGGCTCAGAGTTGTTATTTAATGTGATTGCCGATTGCTACGAACAGCAGAGTGTGATTGTCACATCCAATCTAGAGTTCGGTCAATGGACATCGATTTTTGGAGACACGAAACTGACGTCCGCTTTGGTAGATCGCCTTGTGCATCACGCGCATATTCTTTCATACACGGGCGATAGCTTCCGGCTCAAGCAAGCGATGGAACGTATACCGCAGTGA